In Takifugu flavidus isolate HTHZ2018 chromosome 13, ASM371156v2, whole genome shotgun sequence, the following are encoded in one genomic region:
- the pias1b gene encoding E3 SUMO-protein ligase PIAS1 isoform X1, whose product MAESAELKQMVMSLRVSELQVLLGYAGRNKHGRKHELLTKALHLLKAGCSPAVQMKIKELYRRRFPIKMVSPVDLTLPGVHSASSLPAGLAQLGFDSHGSPSPLLPVSLLGPKHELNLSHLPSALHPVHPDVKLQRLPFYDVLDELIKPTSLTSDNSQRFQEACYAFALTPQQVQQISGSMDISGNKCDFAVQVQLRFCLSETSCPQEDHFPPNLCVKVNSKPCNLPGYLPPTKNGVEPKRPSRPINITSLIRLSTTIPNTIVVSWTSEIGRSFSMAVYLVMQQSSSVLLQRLRAKGIRNPDHSRALIKEKLTADPESEIATTSLRVSLLCPLGKMRLTIPCRAITCSHLQCFDATLYIQMNEKKPTWVCPVCDKKAPYEHLFIDGLFMEILNSCSDCDEIQFKEDGNWAPMRSKKEVQEVSASFNGVDSGMRNSTFFFCPRALCCVALVSTSCFLSDTSRTETHEPKRSSIDNSKKVDVIDLTLDSSSEDELDDEPPPKRVCPSLSPISPPPTKGVPNLHSQASPVPRAPSMPPVETSYIPPPPPLIQDYRHYYHAASDLPDLSFLSFLQGDNQHYNMVMAAAAAASASASEDHDLLLNRFLPYGSSPMLREQPGTPGSSTMATTNGGSNSGSTSSLVSSSSLRDRDRERDRDSHSISGLSRSSVEAAAAAIYGSISDVISLD is encoded by the exons ATGGCGGAGAGTGCGGAACTGAAG CAAATGGTAATGAGCCTTCGAGTTTCAGAGCTCCAAGTCTTACTGGGGTATGCAGGACGGAATAAACACGGGCGAAAACACGAACTTTTGACCAAAGCCCTCCACCTACTCAAAGCCGGCTGCAGCCCTGCTGTGCAGATGAAGATCAAGGAGCTGTATAGACGGCGTTTCCCAATTAAAATGGTATCGCCAGTGGACCTCACCCTGCCTGGTGTTCATTCTGCCTCCAGTCTGCCTGCTGGACTCGCACAGCTGGGATTTGACAGCCATGGTTCCccatcacctctgctgcctgtttcttTACTTGGGCCTAAGCACGAGCTCAATCTGTCGCACCTCCCCTCTGCGCTGCACCCCGTACATCCTGATGTCAAGCTCCAGAGATTGCCGTTTTATGACGTGTTGGATGAACTCATTAAGCCAACGAGCCTGA CATCAGACAACAGTCAGCGCTTTCAGGAAGCATGTTACGCGTTTGCATTAACACCCCAGCAGGTCCAACAGATCAGCGGCTCCAT GGACATCTCTGGGAACAAATGCGACTTTGCTGTTCAAGTCCAGTTACG ATTTTGTTTATCAGAGACGAGCTGTCCGCAGGAGGATCATTTCCCCCCTAACCTGTGTGTGAAGGTCAACAGCAAACCCTGTAATCTCCCT GGATACCTGCCTCCAACTAAGAATGGAGTTGAACCAAAAAGGCCCAGCCGCCCCATCAACATCACCTCTCTCATCCGACTGTCCACCACCATCCCCAACACAATCGTGGTGTCGTGGACCTCAGAAATCGGGAGG AGTTTTTCCATGGCTGTTTATCTGGTCATGCAGCAGTCGTCGTCGGTGTTATTGCAAAGACTACGAGCCAAAGGAATTAGAAACCCCGACCACTCACGGGCTTTGA TCAAGGAGAAGTTGACAGCTGATCCAGAGAGCGAGATCGCCACCACCAGCCTACGAGTCTCCCTGCTGTGTCCT CTGGGCAAGATGAGGCTGACGATTCCCTGCAGAGCAATAACATGCTCTCACCTCCAGTGCTTTGATGCAACACTTTATATCCAGATGAATGAGAAGAAGCCGACCTGGGTCTGTCCTGTCTGCGACAAGAAGGCGCCTTATGAGCACCTCTTTATAGATGG ATTGTTCATGGAAATCCTGAACAGCTGTTCTGACTGTGATGAAATCCAGTTCAAAGAAGACGGAAACTGGGCCCCCATGAGGTCAAagaaggaggtgcaggaggtgtCTGCTTCTTTCAACGGTGTAGACAGCGGTATGCGCAATAGCACATTCTTTTTCTGTCCTCGAGCCCTTTGTTGTGTTGCGTTAgtgtcaacttcctgtttcctctcagaCACATCCAGGACGGAAACACACGAGCCCAAACGATCATCCATTGACAACAGCAAGAAGGTCGACGTCATAGACCTGACGCTGGACAGCTCCTCGGAGGATGAACTAGATGATGAACCCCCTCCTAAAAGGGTCTGcccctcactgtcccccatctCTCCCCCTCCTACCAAAGG GGTGCCAAACCTACACAGCCAGGCCTCGCCTGTTCCCAGAGCTCCCAGCATGCCCCCTGTGGAGACAAGCTACATTccgcccccacctcctcttATCCAAGACTACCGCCACTATTATCACGCGGCCAGTGACCTGCCAG ATTTAAGCTTCTTATCCTTCCTCCAGGGTGACAATCAG CATTACAACATGGTgatggccgccgccgccgccgcgtcggCCTCCGCCTCTGAGGATCACGACCTCCTGCTCAACCGTTTCCTGCCCTACGGCTCCTCGCCGATGTTGCGGGAGCAGCCGGGCACGCCCGGAAGCAGCACGATGGCCACCACTAACGGGGGCAGCAATAGCGGAAGCACCAGCAGCCTGGTGTCGTCCAGCAGCCTgcgggacagagacagagagcgagacAGGGACAGCCACAGCATCTCAGGACTGTCGAGGTCCTCAGTGGAAGCCGCGGCGGCGGCCATTTATGGCTCCATATCTGACGTTATCTCCCTTGACTAG
- the pias1b gene encoding E3 SUMO-protein ligase PIAS1 isoform X2: MNKSAQMVMSLRVSELQVLLGYAGRNKHGRKHELLTKALHLLKAGCSPAVQMKIKELYRRRFPIKMVSPVDLTLPGVHSASSLPAGLAQLGFDSHGSPSPLLPVSLLGPKHELNLSHLPSALHPVHPDVKLQRLPFYDVLDELIKPTSLTSDNSQRFQEACYAFALTPQQVQQISGSMDISGNKCDFAVQVQLRFCLSETSCPQEDHFPPNLCVKVNSKPCNLPGYLPPTKNGVEPKRPSRPINITSLIRLSTTIPNTIVVSWTSEIGRSFSMAVYLVMQQSSSVLLQRLRAKGIRNPDHSRALIKEKLTADPESEIATTSLRVSLLCPLGKMRLTIPCRAITCSHLQCFDATLYIQMNEKKPTWVCPVCDKKAPYEHLFIDGLFMEILNSCSDCDEIQFKEDGNWAPMRSKKEVQEVSASFNGVDSGMRNSTFFFCPRALCCVALVSTSCFLSDTSRTETHEPKRSSIDNSKKVDVIDLTLDSSSEDELDDEPPPKRVCPSLSPISPPPTKGVPNLHSQASPVPRAPSMPPVETSYIPPPPPLIQDYRHYYHAASDLPDLSFLSFLQGDNQHYNMVMAAAAAASASASEDHDLLLNRFLPYGSSPMLREQPGTPGSSTMATTNGGSNSGSTSSLVSSSSLRDRDRERDRDSHSISGLSRSSVEAAAAAIYGSISDVISLD, from the exons ATGAACAAATCTGCT CAAATGGTAATGAGCCTTCGAGTTTCAGAGCTCCAAGTCTTACTGGGGTATGCAGGACGGAATAAACACGGGCGAAAACACGAACTTTTGACCAAAGCCCTCCACCTACTCAAAGCCGGCTGCAGCCCTGCTGTGCAGATGAAGATCAAGGAGCTGTATAGACGGCGTTTCCCAATTAAAATGGTATCGCCAGTGGACCTCACCCTGCCTGGTGTTCATTCTGCCTCCAGTCTGCCTGCTGGACTCGCACAGCTGGGATTTGACAGCCATGGTTCCccatcacctctgctgcctgtttcttTACTTGGGCCTAAGCACGAGCTCAATCTGTCGCACCTCCCCTCTGCGCTGCACCCCGTACATCCTGATGTCAAGCTCCAGAGATTGCCGTTTTATGACGTGTTGGATGAACTCATTAAGCCAACGAGCCTGA CATCAGACAACAGTCAGCGCTTTCAGGAAGCATGTTACGCGTTTGCATTAACACCCCAGCAGGTCCAACAGATCAGCGGCTCCAT GGACATCTCTGGGAACAAATGCGACTTTGCTGTTCAAGTCCAGTTACG ATTTTGTTTATCAGAGACGAGCTGTCCGCAGGAGGATCATTTCCCCCCTAACCTGTGTGTGAAGGTCAACAGCAAACCCTGTAATCTCCCT GGATACCTGCCTCCAACTAAGAATGGAGTTGAACCAAAAAGGCCCAGCCGCCCCATCAACATCACCTCTCTCATCCGACTGTCCACCACCATCCCCAACACAATCGTGGTGTCGTGGACCTCAGAAATCGGGAGG AGTTTTTCCATGGCTGTTTATCTGGTCATGCAGCAGTCGTCGTCGGTGTTATTGCAAAGACTACGAGCCAAAGGAATTAGAAACCCCGACCACTCACGGGCTTTGA TCAAGGAGAAGTTGACAGCTGATCCAGAGAGCGAGATCGCCACCACCAGCCTACGAGTCTCCCTGCTGTGTCCT CTGGGCAAGATGAGGCTGACGATTCCCTGCAGAGCAATAACATGCTCTCACCTCCAGTGCTTTGATGCAACACTTTATATCCAGATGAATGAGAAGAAGCCGACCTGGGTCTGTCCTGTCTGCGACAAGAAGGCGCCTTATGAGCACCTCTTTATAGATGG ATTGTTCATGGAAATCCTGAACAGCTGTTCTGACTGTGATGAAATCCAGTTCAAAGAAGACGGAAACTGGGCCCCCATGAGGTCAAagaaggaggtgcaggaggtgtCTGCTTCTTTCAACGGTGTAGACAGCGGTATGCGCAATAGCACATTCTTTTTCTGTCCTCGAGCCCTTTGTTGTGTTGCGTTAgtgtcaacttcctgtttcctctcagaCACATCCAGGACGGAAACACACGAGCCCAAACGATCATCCATTGACAACAGCAAGAAGGTCGACGTCATAGACCTGACGCTGGACAGCTCCTCGGAGGATGAACTAGATGATGAACCCCCTCCTAAAAGGGTCTGcccctcactgtcccccatctCTCCCCCTCCTACCAAAGG GGTGCCAAACCTACACAGCCAGGCCTCGCCTGTTCCCAGAGCTCCCAGCATGCCCCCTGTGGAGACAAGCTACATTccgcccccacctcctcttATCCAAGACTACCGCCACTATTATCACGCGGCCAGTGACCTGCCAG ATTTAAGCTTCTTATCCTTCCTCCAGGGTGACAATCAG CATTACAACATGGTgatggccgccgccgccgccgcgtcggCCTCCGCCTCTGAGGATCACGACCTCCTGCTCAACCGTTTCCTGCCCTACGGCTCCTCGCCGATGTTGCGGGAGCAGCCGGGCACGCCCGGAAGCAGCACGATGGCCACCACTAACGGGGGCAGCAATAGCGGAAGCACCAGCAGCCTGGTGTCGTCCAGCAGCCTgcgggacagagacagagagcgagacAGGGACAGCCACAGCATCTCAGGACTGTCGAGGTCCTCAGTGGAAGCCGCGGCGGCGGCCATTTATGGCTCCATATCTGACGTTATCTCCCTTGACTAG
- the LOC130536213 gene encoding kinesin-like protein KIF23 isoform X1, protein MYFPFQPRPTPTFNFRYLILLTERTDCCTEGRMSDAEDGSAPDVDPTNRQNASPQVLDIPPLPYCELTDPRDDVTLPRLIEALQDRHRIRQTVLHQYSTAADTARSMLQQLDSDLFSKENTINEQNNKLAEKETVIQNNKADIECLEKKLKVHEEKIDVLQTTNKQCEDDKNSLQQELQSREQKLQQELSVRRRMEQHLHRKLEDTKLKWEKECDRRVNAIQVDLQTRLLVKEEKLKQVKAIIMESQTLQCLRLSPRPCQPQDSSSEEELYEMSPASPLLLCVSPPHPQLESFNTSSEDSDSLPRKTHPVPSSGTNSCVSVASVVSALEREGRDSRQGFSCRQSPMEAESPARSQPRRSRRRAGCWTPPNDEPKSSDRNPAVPVEHYKIPVRPLHRRFCSAGQEKWVDHRPTSSLDLGSMMRPVIPNAIEVSSPSEKALAKCDKYVLMHQELASDDEIRTQLIKGEVIKTRGGGQAVQFTDIETLKQELIPASR, encoded by the exons ATGTATTTTCCTTTTCAACCAAGGCCAACTCCGACGTTCAACTTTAGATATTTAATTTTGTTAACTGAAAGAACTG ATTGTTGTACGGAAGGAAGAATGAGCGATGCAGAAGATGGAAGCGCCCCTGACGT GGATCCCACAAACCGACAGAATG CGAGCCCCCAGGTCCTCGACATCCCGCCTCTGCCCTACTGTGAGCTGACTGACCCCCGCGATGACGTTACCCTGCCCAGGCTGATTGAAGCTCTGCAGGACCGACACAGGATCAGACAGACGGTGCTTCATCAGTACAGTACAGCAG CTGACACGGCCCGGTCCATGCTGCAGCAACTGGACAGTGATCTCTTTTCCAAAGAAAACACTATTAATGAACAAAACAATAAActggcagagaaggagacagTCATTCAGAACAACAAGGCAGATATTGAATGCCTGGAGAAGAAACTAAAGGTCCACGAGGAGAAG ATTGACGTTCTCCAGACAACGAATAAACAGTGCGAGGATGACAAGAATTCACTCCAGCAAGAGCTGCAGTCCAgagagcagaagctgcagcaggagctgtcCGTCAGGAGACGCATGGAGCAGCACCTGCACAGGAAGCTCGAGGACACAAAGCTGAAGTGGGAGAAAGAATGT GACCGCCGCGTGAATGCCATCCAGGTGGATTTGCAGACTCGCCTCttggtgaaggaggagaagctgaagcaggtGAAGGCCATCATAATGGAGAGCCAGACTCTTCAGTGTCTTCGTCTGTCACCTCGTCCGTGTCAGCCGCAGGACTCATCCAGCGAAGAGGAGCTCTATGAGATGAGCCCAGCCTCACCCTTGCTGCTCTGC GTCAGCCCCCCACACCCCCAGCTGGAGTCATTCAACACAAGCAGTGAGGACAGCGACAGCCTCCCACGGAAAACCCACCCCGTCCCCAGCAGCGGCACCAAcagctgtgtgtctgtggcgaGTGTCGTCTCTGCTCTGGAGCGAGAGGGCCGGGACAGCAGacagggtttctcctgcaggcAGTCCCCCATGGAGGCCGAATCCCCAGCACGTTCTCAACCCAGGCGGTCCAGGAGGAGAGCTGGGTGTTGGACCCCACCGAACGATGAGCCCAAGTCATCTGATCGTAATCCAGCAGTACCTGTAGAACATTACAAG ATTCCGGTGCGTCCGCTGCATCGCCGTTTCTGTTCTGCTGGTCAGGAGAAGTGGGTGGACCACAGACCCACCTCCAGCCTGGACCTGGGATCAATGATGCGGCCTGTCATCCCCAATGCTATTGAGGTGTCCTCACCGAGTGAGAAGGCCCTGGCGAAGTGCGACAAATACGTGCTGATGCACCAGGAACTCGCCTCTGATGATGAGATACGTACACAGCTCATTAAG GGCGAGGTAATTAAAACCAGAGGCGGAGGACAAGCTGTCCAGTTTACGGACATCGAGACACTGAAACAGGAACTCATCCCTGCCTCCAGATAG
- the LOC130536213 gene encoding kinesin-like protein KIF23 isoform X2 gives MSDAEDGSAPDVDPTNRQNASPQVLDIPPLPYCELTDPRDDVTLPRLIEALQDRHRIRQTVLHQYSTAADTARSMLQQLDSDLFSKENTINEQNNKLAEKETVIQNNKADIECLEKKLKVHEEKIDVLQTTNKQCEDDKNSLQQELQSREQKLQQELSVRRRMEQHLHRKLEDTKLKWEKECDRRVNAIQVDLQTRLLVKEEKLKQVKAIIMESQTLQCLRLSPRPCQPQDSSSEEELYEMSPASPLLLCVSPPHPQLESFNTSSEDSDSLPRKTHPVPSSGTNSCVSVASVVSALEREGRDSRQGFSCRQSPMEAESPARSQPRRSRRRAGCWTPPNDEPKSSDRNPAVPVEHYKIPVRPLHRRFCSAGQEKWVDHRPTSSLDLGSMMRPVIPNAIEVSSPSEKALAKCDKYVLMHQELASDDEIRTQLIKGEVIKTRGGGQAVQFTDIETLKQELIPASR, from the exons ATGAGCGATGCAGAAGATGGAAGCGCCCCTGACGT GGATCCCACAAACCGACAGAATG CGAGCCCCCAGGTCCTCGACATCCCGCCTCTGCCCTACTGTGAGCTGACTGACCCCCGCGATGACGTTACCCTGCCCAGGCTGATTGAAGCTCTGCAGGACCGACACAGGATCAGACAGACGGTGCTTCATCAGTACAGTACAGCAG CTGACACGGCCCGGTCCATGCTGCAGCAACTGGACAGTGATCTCTTTTCCAAAGAAAACACTATTAATGAACAAAACAATAAActggcagagaaggagacagTCATTCAGAACAACAAGGCAGATATTGAATGCCTGGAGAAGAAACTAAAGGTCCACGAGGAGAAG ATTGACGTTCTCCAGACAACGAATAAACAGTGCGAGGATGACAAGAATTCACTCCAGCAAGAGCTGCAGTCCAgagagcagaagctgcagcaggagctgtcCGTCAGGAGACGCATGGAGCAGCACCTGCACAGGAAGCTCGAGGACACAAAGCTGAAGTGGGAGAAAGAATGT GACCGCCGCGTGAATGCCATCCAGGTGGATTTGCAGACTCGCCTCttggtgaaggaggagaagctgaagcaggtGAAGGCCATCATAATGGAGAGCCAGACTCTTCAGTGTCTTCGTCTGTCACCTCGTCCGTGTCAGCCGCAGGACTCATCCAGCGAAGAGGAGCTCTATGAGATGAGCCCAGCCTCACCCTTGCTGCTCTGC GTCAGCCCCCCACACCCCCAGCTGGAGTCATTCAACACAAGCAGTGAGGACAGCGACAGCCTCCCACGGAAAACCCACCCCGTCCCCAGCAGCGGCACCAAcagctgtgtgtctgtggcgaGTGTCGTCTCTGCTCTGGAGCGAGAGGGCCGGGACAGCAGacagggtttctcctgcaggcAGTCCCCCATGGAGGCCGAATCCCCAGCACGTTCTCAACCCAGGCGGTCCAGGAGGAGAGCTGGGTGTTGGACCCCACCGAACGATGAGCCCAAGTCATCTGATCGTAATCCAGCAGTACCTGTAGAACATTACAAG ATTCCGGTGCGTCCGCTGCATCGCCGTTTCTGTTCTGCTGGTCAGGAGAAGTGGGTGGACCACAGACCCACCTCCAGCCTGGACCTGGGATCAATGATGCGGCCTGTCATCCCCAATGCTATTGAGGTGTCCTCACCGAGTGAGAAGGCCCTGGCGAAGTGCGACAAATACGTGCTGATGCACCAGGAACTCGCCTCTGATGATGAGATACGTACACAGCTCATTAAG GGCGAGGTAATTAAAACCAGAGGCGGAGGACAAGCTGTCCAGTTTACGGACATCGAGACACTGAAACAGGAACTCATCCCTGCCTCCAGATAG
- the morf4l1 gene encoding mortality factor 4-like protein 1 isoform X2: MAPKQDPKPKFQEGERVLCFHGPLLYEAKCVKISIKDKQIKYFIHYSGWNKNWDEWVPESRVLKYVESNLQKQKELQRANQDHYVEGRMRGAAPNKKIPAASQKNEVKTKKNKQKAPGAGEGTSSGGDPTHPPRKKRARVDPTVESLFNLDAPECLQLFHLPAKKNVDAILEDYANYKKSRGNSDSKEFAVNEVVAGVREYFNVMLGTQLLYKFERPQYADVLANHPDTSMSQIYGAPHLLRLFVRIGAMLAYTPLDEKSLALLLNYLQDFLKYLVKNSASLFNASDYEVAPPEYHRKAV, translated from the exons ATGGCGCCGAAACAGGACCCGAAGCCTAAATTTCAAGAAG GTGAAAGAGTGCTGTGTTTTCATGGGCCATTGCTCTACGAAGCCAAG TGTGTTAAGATAAGCATCAAGGATAAACAAATCAAATACTTTATTCATTACAGCGGGTGGAACAAAAA ctgGGACGAATGGGTTCCTGAGAGCAGAGTGCTGAAGTATGTGGAGAGTAATCTACAGAAACAAAAAGAGCTTCAGAGGGCCAATCA AGACCATTATGTAGAAGGAAGAATGAGGGGTGCTGCGCCGAATAAGAAAATACCTGCTGCGTCACAGAAAAATGAAGT taaaaccaaaaagaacaaacagaaaG cTCCTGGTGCAGGAGAAGGAACGAGTTCAGGAGGAGACCCGACCCACCCTCCTCGAAAGAAGAGGGCACGAGTTGATCCGACAGTTGAAAGT CTGTTTAACTTGGATGCACCTGAATGCCTTCAGCTTTTCCACCTACCTGCCAAAAAGAACGTTGATGCTATCCTCGAAGATTATGCAAACTATAAAAAATCAAGAGGAAACTCTGACAGCAA GGAGTTTGCTGTGAATGAAGTGGTGGCTGGTGTCCGGGAATATTTTAACGTTATGTTGGGGACGCAGCTTCTCTACAAATTTGAGAGACCACAGTATGCAGACGTCCTGGCCAACCACCCGGATACGTCGATGTCTCAGATCTATGGAGCTCCTCACCTACTCCGGCTCTTCG TGCGGATCGGAGCCATGCTGGCATACACTCCCCTGGATGAGAAGAGCCTTGCGCTGCTGCTCAATTACCTACAAGATTTCCTCAA GTACCTTGTGAAGAACTCTGCATCACTTTTCAATGCCAGTGACTACGAGGTGGCTCCTCCAGAATACCACCGCAAGGCCGTTTAA
- the morf4l1 gene encoding mortality factor 4-like protein 1 isoform X1: MAPKQDPKPKFQEGERVLCFHGPLLYEAKCVKISIKDKQIKYFIHYSGWNKNWDEWVPESRVLKYVESNLQKQKELQRANQDHYVEGRMRGAAPNKKIPAASQKNEVKTKKNKQKAPGAGEGTSSGGDPTHPPRKKRARVDPTVESEETFINRVEVKVKIPEELKPWLVDDWDLITRQKQLFHLPAKKNVDAILEDYANYKKSRGNSDSKEFAVNEVVAGVREYFNVMLGTQLLYKFERPQYADVLANHPDTSMSQIYGAPHLLRLFVRIGAMLAYTPLDEKSLALLLNYLQDFLKYLVKNSASLFNASDYEVAPPEYHRKAV; the protein is encoded by the exons ATGGCGCCGAAACAGGACCCGAAGCCTAAATTTCAAGAAG GTGAAAGAGTGCTGTGTTTTCATGGGCCATTGCTCTACGAAGCCAAG TGTGTTAAGATAAGCATCAAGGATAAACAAATCAAATACTTTATTCATTACAGCGGGTGGAACAAAAA ctgGGACGAATGGGTTCCTGAGAGCAGAGTGCTGAAGTATGTGGAGAGTAATCTACAGAAACAAAAAGAGCTTCAGAGGGCCAATCA AGACCATTATGTAGAAGGAAGAATGAGGGGTGCTGCGCCGAATAAGAAAATACCTGCTGCGTCACAGAAAAATGAAGT taaaaccaaaaagaacaaacagaaaG cTCCTGGTGCAGGAGAAGGAACGAGTTCAGGAGGAGACCCGACCCACCCTCCTCGAAAGAAGAGGGCACGAGTTGATCCGACAGTTGAAAGT GAGGAAACCTTCATAAACCGAGTGGAGGTTAAAGTAAAAAtcccagaggagctgaaacCCTGGCTGGTGGATGACTGGGACCTGATTACCAGACAAAAACAG CTTTTCCACCTACCTGCCAAAAAGAACGTTGATGCTATCCTCGAAGATTATGCAAACTATAAAAAATCAAGAGGAAACTCTGACAGCAA GGAGTTTGCTGTGAATGAAGTGGTGGCTGGTGTCCGGGAATATTTTAACGTTATGTTGGGGACGCAGCTTCTCTACAAATTTGAGAGACCACAGTATGCAGACGTCCTGGCCAACCACCCGGATACGTCGATGTCTCAGATCTATGGAGCTCCTCACCTACTCCGGCTCTTCG TGCGGATCGGAGCCATGCTGGCATACACTCCCCTGGATGAGAAGAGCCTTGCGCTGCTGCTCAATTACCTACAAGATTTCCTCAA GTACCTTGTGAAGAACTCTGCATCACTTTTCAATGCCAGTGACTACGAGGTGGCTCCTCCAGAATACCACCGCAAGGCCGTTTAA